One region of Bactrocera neohumeralis isolate Rockhampton chromosome 5, APGP_CSIRO_Bneo_wtdbg2-racon-allhic-juicebox.fasta_v2, whole genome shotgun sequence genomic DNA includes:
- the LOC126759815 gene encoding uncharacterized protein LOC126759815 isoform X2 yields MVLAITSPFLHACSKYVFRTSLRNFRTLVDVHPRVQRSLKKGEAVVALESTIITHGMPYPQNIETAQLVEQLVSENGALAATIAIVDGRIKVGLTSEEMEKIAKKTRNEIMKISRRDLPYLVATRGSGGTTVAATMIIAHMLGIDIFATGGVGGVHRDGHVTLDISADLVELGRTPVTVVSSGIKSILDIPRTLEYLETQGVCVATYGVEDCNFPDFYTRNSGCKVPYNLNGPLEAADLIKALKELDLKSGILIGVPVPEQFAANKEMIEAAIEQATCEAKLQRIYGKQVTPYLLAAIAKITQGKSLDANIALIKNNASIAAQISRELSRGSKSYTFRGESIPKSVSTPLVIGASILDLSLTMVDEIPGVLDGATYCAKPTESAGGVGRNIAEGIFKLYGAANFISIVGDDQLGKSLLKMIPRPLRSSVMVDEECATSLCTLLFDKTGDCKIILGNMEIHQNITVEMIQRYEEQISSAPIIVIDSNLSFEAMECALRLAQKHRRPVFFEPTDMRIAHKPFTLPKSLTQQIRIISPNIYELHTIVEAITGTPVHSKVNNSDPVETLLEKAKYLLTLVQGHFDCIVLTLGQEGVLLSLNGDLAASGKPLFDVKTGSYLPMTKSKQNVNALRFYKAPIVENIKNVSGAGDSFTSGYITALLRGYDMKNCVALGFLAAERALQSRGAVPIRYFSDEIEESNSLESALRNLKETSLS; encoded by the exons ATGGTTTTGGCCATTACATCCCCATTTCTGCATGCATgctcaaaatatgtttttcgaaCTTCACTTCGTAACTTTAGAACACTCGTTGACGTTCATCCCAGAGTGCAACGATCGCTTAAGAAAGGAGAAGCGGTTGTGGCCTTAGAATCGACGATCATTACGCATGGCATGCCTTATCCACAAAATATTGAGACAGCGCAGTTGGTGGAACAGCTTGTTTCTGAAAATGGTGCGCTAGCTGCAACTATTGCAATAGTCGACGGTCGAATAAAGGTAGGTCTTACCTCAgaggaaatggaaaaaatagcaAAGAAAACCCGTAATGagataatgaaaatttcaagaCGTGATTTACCTTATTTGGTAGCTACAAGAGGAAGTGGAGGCACAACTGTAGCAGCTACAATGATCATAGCCCATATGTTGGGAATAGATATATTTGCTACTGGAGGTGTTGGCGGAGTTCACCGCGATGGTCATGTTACATTGGATATATCAGCAGATCTGGTGGAGTTAGGACGAACACCTGTTACGGTAGTGTCAAGCGGAATTAAATCGATATTGGATATACCTCGAactcttgaatatttagagACCCAAGGAGTATGTGTTGCGACTTATGGAGTTGAGGATTGCAATTTTCCTGATTTTTATACACGCAATAGTGGATGCAAGGTTCCATATAACCTAAATGGACCATTGGAAGCTGCTGACTTAATAAAAGCTTTGAAAGAGTTAGATTTAAAATCAGGAATTTTGATTGGTGTACCTGTACCTGAGCAATTTGCAGCGAATAAAGAAATGATTGAAGCAGCAATCGAACAAGCAACGTGTGAAGCAAAACTTCAGAGAATTTATGGCAAACAAGTAACGCCTTATTTGCTGGCCGCAATAGCCAAAATAACACAGGGAAAAAGTCTAGATGCAAATATTGCGCTGATTAAAAACAATGCTAGCATTGCTGCTCAAATATCGCGTGAATTATCCAGGGGAAGTAAAAGTTATACGTTCAGAGGTGAATCTATACCTAAATCCGTCTCCACACCCCTAGTGATTGGTGCCTCAATTTTAGATCTTTCATTAACTATGGTAGATGAAATTCCAGGTGTGCTTGACGGAGCTACGTATTGTGCAAAACCAACCGAATCAGCGGGTGGTGTTGGACGCAACATTGCCGAgggtatttttaaattgtatggCGCAGCAAACTTTATTTCCATTGTTGGTGACGACCAACTCGGGAAAAGCTTATTAAAAATGATTCCTAGGCCTTTAAGAAGTTCTGTAATGGTCGATGAAGAATGTGCTACTTCCCTCTGCACTCtactttttgataaaactggTGACTGCAAAATCATTTTAGGAAATATGGAGATTCATCAAAATATTACGGTAGAGATGATTCAACGATATGAGGAGCAGATAAGTTCCGCTCCAATAATTGTAATAGATAGCAATCTCTCGTTTGAAGCAATGGAATGCGCTCTGCGTCTAGCTCAAAAACATCGGCGACCAGTGTTTTTTGAACCAACGGATATGCGAATTGCTCACAAACCGTTTACTCTACCCAAGAGCCTTACACAACAGATTCGAATTATATcgccaaatatttatgaattgcaTACCATTGTGGAAGCTATCACGGGAACTCCAGTACACAGTAAAGTTAACAACAGTGATCCAGTAGAGACTTTACTGGAGAAAGCCAAATACCTGCTGACACTTGTCCAAGGTCATTTCGATTGCATTGTTCTAACGCTTGGACAAGAAGGCGTATTACTTAGTTTGAATGGTGACTTAGCTGCATCCGGTAAACCATTGTTTGATGTAAAAACTGGCTCTTATTTACCCATgactaaaagtaaacaaaatgttaACGCACTTCGGTTTTACAAAGCACCTATAgtagaaaacattaaaaatgtgTCAGGGGCAGGTGATAGTTTTACAAGCGGTTACATAACAGCACTTTTACGAGGCTATGACATGAAAAATTGTGTAGCGTTGGGATTTCTGGCGGCAGAACGGGCTCTGCAATCACGTGGCGCAGTACCGATTCGCTATTTCAGTGATGAAATTGAAGAATCTAACAGTTTAGAATCAGCTTTAAGAAACCTTAAGGAAACGTCTTT ATCTTAA
- the LOC126759813 gene encoding enolase-phosphatase E1-like — protein sequence MNVEKLRRLQSQVRIGGKGTARRKKKVMHQTATTDDKKLQSSLKKLSVSTIPGIEEVNIIKDDLTVIHFNNPKAQASLSANTFAVTGHGETKKIVEMLPEILPQLGQETVVQLRMFANSMTGTKKAAGTMGGSDATASTNMLYSVVEEDDVPMLVSDFDEVAKIEAMKVGEQTTTTNEKPALEKTETKGESAAVFPLLSEAKGNEKGNNVQPLESLNLNVKSSEKLEIQNENETNIKKHEINTEKENLNRTEKLNIKSTNDIGKNKETQKKNEKKSQQKQEPSRQKSKLENKSQTPIKDNKKPDEIASKTTTLKLDGNREVDESSKDDVTDVIESEKPVQITEISKNVKNNGDNQQTKQSQQKSAKAELPATTKAKEKQMGLKEKEEKNIEKQDESQQTKTSIDSIDAVNIEQQSDDQNQTQKLPLQQQQKNESPIKQKNKQPQQKQQNQESQKKTDTEKGLKKADLLPKSGKQDEKQILKSSKEKTSNEKQSEGTKKNVKEASGNQKKSDAQIKSSQGVKEVLADDGKESKKAEPLPESTKQDENQQQKSDSVAKDYEEGKPSKSQQEIVTEEVDKQKPESQQVEKTYKDILSIKPTIETGKPAETDIQPPDLSIKTVALQSLESSEKMMQIVNEIAKDILIENLNNMSEETIKKESLPELPSDQQEAVEKTIESVLSEELEATNTFVEKTQEKELNTDNLKSQSPLPETSLEVVQDLDSNVESLNKDSDVKGAIIVKEILPSVKKEIIADSPSIANTILPKVGENNDKSMTVVEQIPNAQILESQKVATPEGDTLGEQLAKQPTLAEIVQSLPPAIPLPTSQIPANNNKIDDVNNEKLIAIDSANKQPSMAEILQSQPPIILPAAVLSSPNNTINVEMKDIKKSEILNKADVKELQLDSSTTVEEEKLCQPQDQGSIIPELSTSSSGNVSVQRQIADEKPARISISSKQKASPPKQTTNIKNSNETTKQQPKPSTTGDVKLKLVTKPQPGQQLQQQQTSKVKSKPTNNNKSTPTSPITPTTTNTPSKLSPEKGITDKQQPIIPATKAAPDSAAKKANSPQKQQQTDTSAKSKTTLGASTKSARPNTGNTGTTPGTTKKANTPPAASKTNANTGGKQQKINVKGTVSGTQTVAEQPRALVETKSVPTTPPTSSPTTENTATLDKPSLSK from the coding sequence ATGAATGTGGAAAAATTGAGGCGGCTGCAATCACAAGTGCGCATAGGAGGCAAGGGCACAGCCCGTCGTAAGAAGAAGGTTATGCACCAGACTGCCACTACGGATGATAAAAAGTTGCaaagttctttaaaaaagttatccgTTAGTACCATTCCGGGAATTGAAGAAGTGAACATAATCAAAGACGATCTAACCGTTATTCATTTTAATAATCCTAAAGCGCAAGCATCTCTCTCTGCAAATACTTTCGCTGTCACCGGACATGGAGAGACAAAGAAAATTGTAGAAATGTTGCCGGAGATATTGCCACAGCTGGGTCAAGAGACGGTGGTGCAGCTGCGCATGTTCGCTAATTCAATGACGGGTACAAAAAAAGCGGCGGGAACTATGGGCGGTAGTGATGCGACTGCGAGCACAAATATGCTTTATAGCGTTGTAGAAGAAGATGATGTACCTATGTTGGTGAGTGACTTCGATGAGGTGGCTAAAATAGAGGCAATGAAAGTGGGAGAGCAAACTACTACTACTAATGAAAAACCGGCACTTGAAAAAACCGAAACCAAAGGAGAATCGGCTGCAGTGTTTCCACTCTTATCGGAAGCTAAGGGTAATGAAAAGGGAAACAATGTGCAACCGTtggaaagtttaaatttaaatgtaaaatcaaGCGAAAAGTTGGAAATACAGAACGAAAATgaaactaatattaaaaaacatgaaataaatacagaaaaagaaaacttaaatagAACTGAGAAGCTAAATATCAAATCAACAAATGATATAGGAAAAAATAAAGAGACACAAAagaagaatgaaaaaaaatcacaacaaaaacagGAACCTTCCAGGCAAAAGTCTAAGCTTGAAAATAAGAGTCAAACCCCCATTAAAGATAATAAGAAACCTGatgaaattgcttcaaaaactACAACATTAAAATTAGACGGCAACAGAGAAGTTGACGAATCTAGTAAAGATGATGTTACTGATGTCATCGAATCGGAAAAGCCAGTACAAATAactgaaatatcaaaaaatgttaagaaTAATGGGGATAACCAGCAAACAAAACAATCACAGCAAAAGTCGGCGAAGGCAGAACTACCAGCTACAACaaaggcgaaggaaaaacaaatgggactaaaagaaaaagaggaaaaaaatatcgaaaaacaaGATGAAAGTCAACAAACCAAGACGAGTATAGATTCAATAGATGCAGTAAATATTGAACAACAGTCAGACGATCAGAATCAGACACAAAAACTTCccctgcaacaacaacaaaagaatgagtcgccaataaaacaaaaaaataaacagcctcaacaaaaacaacaaaatcaagaAAGCCAGAAAAAAACGGATACTGAGAAAGGATTGAAAAAAGCGGATCTTCTGCCAAAATCAGGTAAGCAGGACgagaaacaaatattaaaatcatccAAAGAAAAGACAAGCAATGAAAAACAATCTGAAGgcactaaaaaaaatgttaaagagGCATCAGGTAATCAAAAAAAGTCAGACGCTCAAATTAAAAGCTCACAAGGAGTGAAGGAAGTTTTGGCAGATGACGGAAAAGAATCCAAAAAAGCTGAACCTCTTCCAGAGTCAACTAAGCAGGACGAGAATCAGCAACAGAAATCTGATTCTGTGGCTAAAGATTATGAAGAGGGAAAGCCTTCCAAAAGTCAGCAAGAAATTGTAACGGAAGAGGTAGATAAGCAAAAACCGGAAAGTCAACAGGTTGAAAAAACTTACAAAGATATATTATCTATAAAACCCACTATAGAAACCGGAAAGCCAGCCGAAACGGATATACAACCACCAGACTTATCCATCAAAACTGTTGCTTTACAATCATTAGAATCTAGCGAGAAGATGATGCAGATAGTAAATGAAATTGCTAAAGATATTCTGATAGAAAATTTGAATAACATGTCAGAGGAAACTATTAAAAAAGAGTCGCTACCTGAACTTCCATCTGATCAACAGGAAGCGGTGGAAAAAACGATTGAATCCGTGCTAAGTGAGGAGCTAGAAGCTACAAACACATTTGTTGAAAAAACACAAGAGAAAGAGTTGAATACCGACAATCTAAAGTCCCAAAGCCCATTGCCTGAAACAAGCTTGGAAGTTGTTCAAGATCTTGATAGTAATGTAGAATCATTAAACAAAGATTCAGACGTAAAGGGTGCTATTATTGTTAAAGAAATATTACCTAGTGTTAAAAAAGAGATCATTGCAGACAGTCCATCAATAGCAAATACAATTCTTCCGAAAGTAGGCGAAAACAATGATAAAAGTATGACAGTAGTGGAACAGATCCCCAATGCGCAGATACTTGAATCGCAAAAGGTTGCTACGCCAGAGGGTGACACTTTAGGCGAACAATTAGCGAAACAGCCTACATTAGCTGAGATAGTACAATCACTGCCACCGGCAATACCTTTGCCCACATCGCAAATACCTGCCAATAATAATAAGATCGACGATGTGAATAATGAAAAATTGATTGCTATAGATTCGGCAAACAAACAGCCATCAATGGCCGAAATACTACAGTCACAACCCCCGATAATACTACCGGCTGCAGTCTTATCCTCGCCAAACAATACTATAAATGTAGAAATGAAGGATATTAAGAAGTCAGAGATATTAAATAAAGCAGATGTAAAAGAATTACAATTAGATTCAAGCACTACCGTTGAAGAGGAGAAATTGTGTCAACCGCAAGACCAAGGATCCATTATTCCTGAACTATCAACATCATCGTCTGGCAATGTATCAGTTCAACGTCAAATTGCTGATGAAAAACCTGCGCGCATATCAATAAGCTCTAAACAAAAGGCATCACCACCAAAACAGACCACAAATATTAAGAACTCGAACGAAACAACGAAACAACAGCCGAAGCCATCTACAACAGGCGATGTTAAATTAAAGTTGGTAACGAAGCCGCAACCGGGGCAACagcttcaacaacaacaaacatcaaAAGTTAAATCAAAGCCAACGAATAACAACAAATCTACACCAACAAGCCCAATAACGCCAACGACGACAAACACACCGTCGAAGTTGTCACCCGAAAAaggaataactgacaaacagcaGCCAATAATTCCCGCTACAAAGGCGGCTCCTGATTCAGCAGCAAAAAAGGCAAATTCaccgcaaaaacaacaacaaacggaTACATCAGCAAAATCTAAGACAACATTGGGAGCAAGTACTAAATCTGCACGACCTAATACAGGAAATACCGGGACAACACCTGGCACTACTAAGAAAGCAAACACACCGCCAGCAGCAAgtaaaacaaatgcaaacactggtggaaaacagcaaaaaattaaCGTAAAAGGTACGGTGTCTGGTACGCAAACAGTAGCTGAACAACCCCGAGCTTTGGTAGAAACAAAATCAGTACCAACAACGCCGCCAACCTCGTCACCAACAACTGAAAATACTGCTACATTGGACAAACCATCCCtttcgaaataa
- the LOC126759816 gene encoding protein Notchless, translated as MSKRQKIEEVAEVDDGRTVQARLVSDTGEEAGPPIDLPITVTVEQLGLICNALLKNDEPTPYLFFVGEEEIKKTLNSALDLNSIDTENVIKIVYQPQAVFKVRPVTRCTSSMPGHAEAVISISFSPDGEHLASGSGDTTVRLWDLTTETPHHTCALHKQWVMCVAWSPDGKKLASACKAGNIILWDPTNGKQIGRTLVGHKKWINCLSWEPYHQNPDCRRLASAGTDGDCRIWDTVLGHCILNISGHSSSVTAVRWGGSGLIYTSSKDRTVKMWRADDGILCRTFSGHAHWVNNIALNTDYVLRTGPFHPITDRKKKYSEIEKNELKEMALQRYNQVCPDGVESLVSCSDDFTLYLWRSNQNKCVERMTGHQNVVNDVKYSPDVKLIASASFDKSIRLWRAQDGKFITTFRGHVQAAYTLAWSADSRLLVSGSKDSTLKVWSVQTKKLAQELPGHADEVFAVDWAPDGTRVASGGKDKVVKLWAY; from the exons atgtccAAACGACAAAAAATAGAGGAAGTAGCGGAAGTGGACGATGGACGTACTGTTCAAGCACGACTCGTATCAGATACTGGAGAGGAGGCAGGCCCTCCAATAGATTTACCTATTACAGTCACCGTGGAGCAGCTAGGTCTTATTTGTAATGCGTTATTAAAAAATGATGAACCGACACCATACCTATTCTTTGTGGGAGAAGAAGAGATTAAAAAAACTCTTAACAGCGCTTTGGATTTAAATTCAATAGACACTGAAAATGTAATCAAAATTGTATATCAACCGCAAGCTGTGTTTAAAGTTCGACCAGTAACACGATGTACAAGCTCAATGCCAGGTCATGCAGAAGCTGTAATTTCAATTAGCTTTAGCCCAGACGGCGAACATTTAGCTAGTGGATCAGGTGACACAACAGTGAGATTATGGGATTTGACAACCGAAACACCACATCATACATGTGCGTTGCACAAACAGTGGGTAATGTGTGTTGCTTGGTCGCCTGATGGAAAAAAGTTAGCAAGCGCTTGTAAAGcaggaaatattatattatggGACCCAACGAATGGTAAACAAATCGGTCGAACATTAGTCGGTCATAAGAAATGGATAAACTGTTTGAGCTGGGAACCATATCATCAGAATCCCGATTGTCGCCGATTAGCCAGTGCCGGTACGGATGGAGATTGCCGTATTTGGGACACCGTGTTGGGACATTGCATTCTAAATATATCAGGGCACTCTAGTTCAGTAACCGCTGTACGATGGGGTGGATCTGGGCTTATTTACACTTCGTCTAAGGATCGTACAGTAAAGATGTGGAGGGCAGATGATGGAATACTATGCCGAACATTTTCTGGACATGCTCATTGGGTAAATAATATTGCGCTGAATACGGATTACGTTTTACGAACGGGACCGTTCCATCCAATAACTGATCGTAAAAAGAAATATTCAGAAATTGAAA agaATGAATTGAAAGAAATGGCTTTACAAAGATACAATCAAGTTTGCCCCGATGGTGTTGAATCATTAGTATCGTGTTCCGATGATTTCACGCTTTATCTTTGGCgttcaaatcaaaataaatgtgTAGAACGAATGACGGGTCATCAAAATGTGGTCAATGATGTTAAATACTCACCTGATGTTAAGCTCATTGCATCTGCCTCTTTCGACAAGTCAATTCGCCTATGGCGCGCTCAAGATGGCAAATTTATAACTACATTCAGAGGACATGTTCAGGCTGCTTATACACTGGCATGGTCAGCAGACTCACGATTGCTGGTGAGTGGTAGTAAAGATTCAACTCTGAAAGTATGGAGCGTTCAAACGAAAAAATTAGCACAAGAATTGCCGGGTCATGCAGATGAGGTTTTCGCTGTGGATTGGGCTCCGGACGGGACACGAGTGGCATCTGGTGGCAAGGATAAGGTGGTGAAATT ATGGGCTTATTAG
- the LOC126759819 gene encoding COMM domain-containing protein 3 produces the protein MALKLSEPVIKGLQQLGTDINIDISKKLIANTLKHTLSPEASVPSVPDIYVTNADKAKLSEYAVVTLLAIATKHGTDAGSLRAFLEKCEIQSTILEELVRIYDDHRKELTIRQLQIGSDFPHITDVQWRIMADVRSSTSDCSTGEVSFHVNLGRYNETNGERETIVEFVCSTEEMQLLINKLKEIERHCEKVATK, from the exons ATGGCTCTTAAGCTTTCCGAACCTGTGATCAAGGGTCTTCAGCAGTTGGGCACAGatataaatatagacatttCGAAAAAGCTAATAGCAAACACACTGAAACATACACTTTCTCCTGAAGCAA GTGTTCCATCCGTACCGGATATCTACGTAACGAATGCAGATAAAGCGAAACTTAGTGAATATGCTGTAGTAACATTACTAGCGATAGCTACCAAACACGGAACTGATGCTGGGAGTTTGCgagcatttttggaaaaatgtgaaATCCAATCAACCATATTAGAGGAATTGGTCCGCATCTATGACGATCATCGAAAGGAGCTAACCATTCGTCAATTGCAAATAGGAAGTGATTTTCCACATATTACTGATGTACAATGGCGTATTATGGCGGATGTTCGCTCATCTACTTCTGACTGTAGTACAGGCGAAGTGAGTTTTCATGTAAATCTTGGCCGTTATAATGAAACCAATGGGGAACGAGAAACTATTGTTGAATTCGTATGTAGCACTGAGGAAATGCAATTACTAATTAATAAGTTGAAGGAAATCGAAAGACACTGTGAAAAAGTGGCTACAAAATAA
- the LOC126759815 gene encoding uncharacterized protein LOC126759815 isoform X1, which yields MVLAITSPFLHACSKYVFRTSLRNFRTLVDVHPRVQRSLKKGEAVVALESTIITHGMPYPQNIETAQLVEQLVSENGALAATIAIVDGRIKVGLTSEEMEKIAKKTRNEIMKISRRDLPYLVATRGSGGTTVAATMIIAHMLGIDIFATGGVGGVHRDGHVTLDISADLVELGRTPVTVVSSGIKSILDIPRTLEYLETQGVCVATYGVEDCNFPDFYTRNSGCKVPYNLNGPLEAADLIKALKELDLKSGILIGVPVPEQFAANKEMIEAAIEQATCEAKLQRIYGKQVTPYLLAAIAKITQGKSLDANIALIKNNASIAAQISRELSRGSKSYTFRGESIPKSVSTPLVIGASILDLSLTMVDEIPGVLDGATYCAKPTESAGGVGRNIAEGIFKLYGAANFISIVGDDQLGKSLLKMIPRPLRSSVMVDEECATSLCTLLFDKTGDCKIILGNMEIHQNITVEMIQRYEEQISSAPIIVIDSNLSFEAMECALRLAQKHRRPVFFEPTDMRIAHKPFTLPKSLTQQIRIISPNIYELHTIVEAITGTPVHSKVNNSDPVETLLEKAKYLLTLVQGHFDCIVLTLGQEGVLLSLNGDLAASGKPLFDVKTGSYLPMTKSKQNVNALRFYKAPIVENIKNVSGAGDSFTSGYITALLRGYDMKNCVALGFLAAERALQSRGAVPIRYFSDEIEESNSLESALRNLKETSLSLTKQPHFCIH from the exons ATGGTTTTGGCCATTACATCCCCATTTCTGCATGCATgctcaaaatatgtttttcgaaCTTCACTTCGTAACTTTAGAACACTCGTTGACGTTCATCCCAGAGTGCAACGATCGCTTAAGAAAGGAGAAGCGGTTGTGGCCTTAGAATCGACGATCATTACGCATGGCATGCCTTATCCACAAAATATTGAGACAGCGCAGTTGGTGGAACAGCTTGTTTCTGAAAATGGTGCGCTAGCTGCAACTATTGCAATAGTCGACGGTCGAATAAAGGTAGGTCTTACCTCAgaggaaatggaaaaaatagcaAAGAAAACCCGTAATGagataatgaaaatttcaagaCGTGATTTACCTTATTTGGTAGCTACAAGAGGAAGTGGAGGCACAACTGTAGCAGCTACAATGATCATAGCCCATATGTTGGGAATAGATATATTTGCTACTGGAGGTGTTGGCGGAGTTCACCGCGATGGTCATGTTACATTGGATATATCAGCAGATCTGGTGGAGTTAGGACGAACACCTGTTACGGTAGTGTCAAGCGGAATTAAATCGATATTGGATATACCTCGAactcttgaatatttagagACCCAAGGAGTATGTGTTGCGACTTATGGAGTTGAGGATTGCAATTTTCCTGATTTTTATACACGCAATAGTGGATGCAAGGTTCCATATAACCTAAATGGACCATTGGAAGCTGCTGACTTAATAAAAGCTTTGAAAGAGTTAGATTTAAAATCAGGAATTTTGATTGGTGTACCTGTACCTGAGCAATTTGCAGCGAATAAAGAAATGATTGAAGCAGCAATCGAACAAGCAACGTGTGAAGCAAAACTTCAGAGAATTTATGGCAAACAAGTAACGCCTTATTTGCTGGCCGCAATAGCCAAAATAACACAGGGAAAAAGTCTAGATGCAAATATTGCGCTGATTAAAAACAATGCTAGCATTGCTGCTCAAATATCGCGTGAATTATCCAGGGGAAGTAAAAGTTATACGTTCAGAGGTGAATCTATACCTAAATCCGTCTCCACACCCCTAGTGATTGGTGCCTCAATTTTAGATCTTTCATTAACTATGGTAGATGAAATTCCAGGTGTGCTTGACGGAGCTACGTATTGTGCAAAACCAACCGAATCAGCGGGTGGTGTTGGACGCAACATTGCCGAgggtatttttaaattgtatggCGCAGCAAACTTTATTTCCATTGTTGGTGACGACCAACTCGGGAAAAGCTTATTAAAAATGATTCCTAGGCCTTTAAGAAGTTCTGTAATGGTCGATGAAGAATGTGCTACTTCCCTCTGCACTCtactttttgataaaactggTGACTGCAAAATCATTTTAGGAAATATGGAGATTCATCAAAATATTACGGTAGAGATGATTCAACGATATGAGGAGCAGATAAGTTCCGCTCCAATAATTGTAATAGATAGCAATCTCTCGTTTGAAGCAATGGAATGCGCTCTGCGTCTAGCTCAAAAACATCGGCGACCAGTGTTTTTTGAACCAACGGATATGCGAATTGCTCACAAACCGTTTACTCTACCCAAGAGCCTTACACAACAGATTCGAATTATATcgccaaatatttatgaattgcaTACCATTGTGGAAGCTATCACGGGAACTCCAGTACACAGTAAAGTTAACAACAGTGATCCAGTAGAGACTTTACTGGAGAAAGCCAAATACCTGCTGACACTTGTCCAAGGTCATTTCGATTGCATTGTTCTAACGCTTGGACAAGAAGGCGTATTACTTAGTTTGAATGGTGACTTAGCTGCATCCGGTAAACCATTGTTTGATGTAAAAACTGGCTCTTATTTACCCATgactaaaagtaaacaaaatgttaACGCACTTCGGTTTTACAAAGCACCTATAgtagaaaacattaaaaatgtgTCAGGGGCAGGTGATAGTTTTACAAGCGGTTACATAACAGCACTTTTACGAGGCTATGACATGAAAAATTGTGTAGCGTTGGGATTTCTGGCGGCAGAACGGGCTCTGCAATCACGTGGCGCAGTACCGATTCGCTATTTCAGTGATGAAATTGAAGAATCTAACAGTTTAGAATCAGCTTTAAGAAACCTTAAGGAAACGTCTTT ATCTTTAACTAAACAACCTCATTTTTGCATCCACTGA
- the LOC126759815 gene encoding uncharacterized protein LOC126759815 isoform X3, whose product MEKSEYEIQHFNFSVEQFSLERRHYLNKILSLTLQSMVNKLSMGNDDTTVFLQEQKEKVKSKMLSDMEQNLTAIEKMDLKNFSIPDYVLLATDYDHSKQYTEEDEMNADKELADMKQKFLENSVMIASLKIENAKYEEISIEMNNEEKLLLQIQTALQLMESQWEKVKHLAKETESLEQ is encoded by the exons atggaaaaaagcgAATATGAAATACAGCATTTCAATTTCTCTGTAGAACAGTTTTCGTTAGAGC GGCGGCATTATTTGAATAAGATATTATCACTGACACTTCAATCAATGGTGAACAAATTATCCATGGGTAATGACGATACAACCGTATTTTTACAAGAGCagaaagaaaaagtgaaaagcaAAATGCTTAGTGACATGGAACAAAACCTCACAGCTATTGAGAAAATGGACTTAAAGAATTTTTCTATACCGGATTATGTTCTGTTGGCGACAGATTACGATCATTCCAAGCAATATACTGAAGAAGATGAAATGAATGCAGACAAAGAGTTAGCAGacatgaaacaaaaatttcttgaG AACTCTGTAATGATAGCGTcgttgaaaattgaaaatgcaaaatatgaagaaataaGCATAGAGATGAACAATGAAGAGAAATTGTTACTACAAATTCAAACGGCATTGCAATTAATGGAATCCCAATGGGAGAAGGTGAAACATTTGGCTAAAGAAACTGAAAGTTTGGAACAATAG